In one window of Natator depressus isolate rNatDep1 chromosome 12, rNatDep2.hap1, whole genome shotgun sequence DNA:
- the IRX3 gene encoding iroquois-class homeodomain protein IRX-3 isoform X2, whose amino-acid sequence MSFPQLGYQYIRPIYPSERQGSGGARSGTELTPSGTLSNVLSSMYGAPYAAAAAAQGYGAFLPYTAELPIFPQLGAQYELKDSPGVQHPAFPHHHPAFYPYGQYQFGDPSRPKNATRESTSTLKAWLNEHRKNPYPTKGEKIMLAIITKMTLTQVSTWFANARRRLKKENKMTWAPRSRTDEEGNSYGSDHEGEEDKREDEEEIDLENIDTEHMESHKDELEEDPDLLHSDSKTDSEGSEGFEDLPGSEERFLKAMEGERPHPPAGGLPEPLKLPRQQHRLSPPAPASPPTEGSLASAGQKPKIWSLAETATSPDNPRKSPGGGSGCSPPAAAPQSLPLAPPPPHRLVSSCPLGKFPNWTSRAFSAHHPHPLTLLNTPHLLGLGATPGAAAIAAFSRPADQAQSTESAGTGPRTNLMQLWFYQRCHPHS is encoded by the exons ATGTCTTTCCCCCAGCTGGGCTACCAGTATATCAGGCCGATTTACCCCTCTGAGCGCCAGGGGAGCGGCGGCGCTCGAAGCGGGACAGAGCTCACCCCGTCCGGGACTCTCTCTAATGTGTTATCCTCCATGTACGGAGCGCCTTACGCCGCCGCCGCGGCTGCTCAAGGATATGGTGCTTTCCTGCCTTACACCGCCGAGCTCCCCATCTTCCCGCAGCTG GGTGCCCAGTACGAGCTGAAGGACAGCCCCGGCGTCCAGCACCCGGCCTTCCCTCACCACCACCCCGCCTTCTACCCCTATGGGCAGTACCAGTTCGGGGACCCGTCCCGGCCCAAGAACGCCACCCGGGAGAGCACCAGCACCCTCAAGGCCTGGCTGAACGAGCACCGCAAGAACCCCTACCCCACCAAGGGCGAGAAGATCATGCTGGCCATCATCACCAAAATGACCCTCACCCAGGTCTCCACCTGGTTCGCCAACGCCCGGAGGAGGCTCAAAAAGGAGAATAAAATGACCTGGGCGCCCCGCAGCCGGACGGACGAGGAAGGCAACTCCTACGGGAGCGACCACGAGGGGGAAGAGGACAAGCGGGAGGACGAGGAGGAGATCGACCTGGAGAACATCGACACGGAGCACATGGAGAGCCACAAGGACGAGCTGGAGGAGGACCCGGACCTGCTGCACTCCGACTCCAAGACGGACTCCGAAGGCTCCGAGGGCTTCGAGGACTTGCCCGGCTCCGAGGAGCGCTTCCTCAAGGCCATGGAGGGGGAGCGCCCCCACCCGCCGGCCGGGGGGCTGCCGGAGCCCCTCAAGCTGCCCCGCCAGCAGCACCGCCTCTCCCCGCCCGCCCCGGCCTCGCCCCCGACGGAGGGCAGCTTAGCCAGCGCGGGGCAGAAGCCCAAGATCTGGTCCCTGGCTGAGACGGCCACCAGCCCGGACAACCCCCGCAAGTCCCCCGGGGGcggcagcggctgctcccccccagcGGCGGCCCCCCAGAGCCTGCCGCTGGCTCCGCCTCCGCCCCACAGACTCGTTTCCTCCTGTCCGCTGGGCAAGTTTCCCAACTGGACCAGCCGGGCTTTCTCGGCCCACCACCCGCACCCGCTCACCTTACTGAACACTCCCCACCTGCTGGGACTCGGGGCCACCCCCGGCGCTGCAGCCATCGCCGCCTTCTCCAGACCCGCCGACCAGGCTCAGAGCACGGAGTCCGCTGGAACAG
- the IRX3 gene encoding iroquois-class homeodomain protein IRX-3 isoform X1, with protein sequence MSFPQLGYQYIRPIYPSERQGSGGARSGTELTPSGTLSNVLSSMYGAPYAAAAAAQGYGAFLPYTAELPIFPQLGAQYELKDSPGVQHPAFPHHHPAFYPYGQYQFGDPSRPKNATRESTSTLKAWLNEHRKNPYPTKGEKIMLAIITKMTLTQVSTWFANARRRLKKENKMTWAPRSRTDEEGNSYGSDHEGEEDKREDEEEIDLENIDTEHMESHKDELEEDPDLLHSDSKTDSEGSEGFEDLPGSEERFLKAMEGERPHPPAGGLPEPLKLPRQQHRLSPPAPASPPTEGSLASAGQKPKIWSLAETATSPDNPRKSPGGGSGCSPPAAAPQSLPLAPPPPHRLVSSCPLGKFPNWTSRAFSAHHPHPLTLLNTPHLLGLGATPGAAAIAAFSRPADQAQSTESAGTDRSSALEVEKKLIKTAFQPVQRRPQNQLDAAMVLSALSSS encoded by the exons ATGTCTTTCCCCCAGCTGGGCTACCAGTATATCAGGCCGATTTACCCCTCTGAGCGCCAGGGGAGCGGCGGCGCTCGAAGCGGGACAGAGCTCACCCCGTCCGGGACTCTCTCTAATGTGTTATCCTCCATGTACGGAGCGCCTTACGCCGCCGCCGCGGCTGCTCAAGGATATGGTGCTTTCCTGCCTTACACCGCCGAGCTCCCCATCTTCCCGCAGCTG GGTGCCCAGTACGAGCTGAAGGACAGCCCCGGCGTCCAGCACCCGGCCTTCCCTCACCACCACCCCGCCTTCTACCCCTATGGGCAGTACCAGTTCGGGGACCCGTCCCGGCCCAAGAACGCCACCCGGGAGAGCACCAGCACCCTCAAGGCCTGGCTGAACGAGCACCGCAAGAACCCCTACCCCACCAAGGGCGAGAAGATCATGCTGGCCATCATCACCAAAATGACCCTCACCCAGGTCTCCACCTGGTTCGCCAACGCCCGGAGGAGGCTCAAAAAGGAGAATAAAATGACCTGGGCGCCCCGCAGCCGGACGGACGAGGAAGGCAACTCCTACGGGAGCGACCACGAGGGGGAAGAGGACAAGCGGGAGGACGAGGAGGAGATCGACCTGGAGAACATCGACACGGAGCACATGGAGAGCCACAAGGACGAGCTGGAGGAGGACCCGGACCTGCTGCACTCCGACTCCAAGACGGACTCCGAAGGCTCCGAGGGCTTCGAGGACTTGCCCGGCTCCGAGGAGCGCTTCCTCAAGGCCATGGAGGGGGAGCGCCCCCACCCGCCGGCCGGGGGGCTGCCGGAGCCCCTCAAGCTGCCCCGCCAGCAGCACCGCCTCTCCCCGCCCGCCCCGGCCTCGCCCCCGACGGAGGGCAGCTTAGCCAGCGCGGGGCAGAAGCCCAAGATCTGGTCCCTGGCTGAGACGGCCACCAGCCCGGACAACCCCCGCAAGTCCCCCGGGGGcggcagcggctgctcccccccagcGGCGGCCCCCCAGAGCCTGCCGCTGGCTCCGCCTCCGCCCCACAGACTCGTTTCCTCCTGTCCGCTGGGCAAGTTTCCCAACTGGACCAGCCGGGCTTTCTCGGCCCACCACCCGCACCCGCTCACCTTACTGAACACTCCCCACCTGCTGGGACTCGGGGCCACCCCCGGCGCTGCAGCCATCGCCGCCTTCTCCAGACCCGCCGACCAGGCTCAGAGCACGGAGTCCGCTGGAACAG